A single region of the Triticum dicoccoides isolate Atlit2015 ecotype Zavitan chromosome 2B, WEW_v2.0, whole genome shotgun sequence genome encodes:
- the LOC119363004 gene encoding 60S ribosomal protein L27a-3-like translates to MTTRLKKNRKKRGHVSAGHGRVGKHRKHPGGRGNAGGMHHHRILFDKYHPGYFGKVGMRYFHKLSNRFYTPTINVERLWSMVPAEKAAEAGGDKAPVVDVSQFGYFKVLGKGMLPEKPIVVKAKLISKIAEKKIKAAGGAVVLVA, encoded by the coding sequence ATGACGACCCGCCTCAAGAAGAACCGCAAGAAGCGCGGCCACGTGTCCGCCGGGCACGGGCGTGTGGGCAAGCACCGCAAGCATCCTGGAGGCCGCGGTAACGCCGGAGGCATGCACCACCACCGCATCCTCTTCGACAAGTACCATCCCGGCTACTTCGGCAAGGTCGGTATGCGCTACTTCCACAAGCTCAGCAACAGGTTCTACACTCCGACGATCAACGTCGAGAGGCTCTGGTCCATGGTACCGGCCGAGAAGGCGGCAGAGGCCGGCGGTGACAAGGCCCCCGTGGTCGACGTCTCGCAGTTCGGCTACTTCAAGGTGCTCGGCAAGGGGATGCTGCCGGAGAAGCCCATCgtcgtcaaggccaagctcatctCCAAGATCGCCGAGAAGAAGATCAAGGCCGCCGGCGGCGCTGTCGTGCTCGTTGCCTAG
- the LOC119363005 gene encoding probable GTP diphosphokinase RSH3, chloroplastic isoform X2 translates to MPAAVACSVKCRPHHRLSAPQPHAALELLPRAPASAAGELRATRCRTPPSLSFARASDQGEAPRAPCRSPPSARRARASVAGGEEAGPASSAAAAALLAGAQSRHAIFREELVRMAYYAAEAAHRGQMRASGDPYLQHCVETAALLAELGAGPPVIAAGLLHDTVDDAGLDYGSISEQFGAGVADLVKGVSNLSHLSKLARRNDTASRIDEADRLRTVFLAMEDARAVLIKLADRLHNMRTLDSLPKIKQQCFAKETLEIFAPLANQLGILNWKEQLENLCFKHLYPEQYDELSSNLHEFYNRDMIAAAIRRLEQALQVRGLSYRSISGRHKSIYSIYSKMTRKKLDMDEIYDVHGVRVILENKADCFTTLEVVHHLWPRIPGKFKDYVSSPKSNGYQSLHTVVLSEETLPLEIQIRTADMHLQAEFGIAAHWRYKEGVRNCSSSLPEMVEWVRCVVTWQCETLHTDHPSPPGLDVSARTPSKFENTGPIEEGFKL, encoded by the exons ATGCCGGCGGCGGTCGCCTGCTCCGTCAAGTGCCGCCCCCACCACCGACTCTCGGCGCCGCAGCCCCACGCCGCGCTGGAGCTTCTCCCCCGCGCCCCGGCCTCCGCCGCCGGTGAGCTGCGGGCGACCCGGTGCCGGACTCCGCCTTCCCTGTCCTTCGCGCGCGCCTCCGACCAAGGGgaggctcctcgagctccctgccgaAGCCCGCCGTCCGCGAGGCGGGCCCGCGCCTCCGTGGCGGGGGGCGAGGAGGCCGGCCCCGCTTCTTCCGCGGCCGCGGCCGCCCTACTCGCCGGCGCGCAGTCGCGGCACGCCATATTCCGCGAGGAGCTCGTGAGGATGGCCTACTACGCGGCCGAGGCGGCCCACCGCGGCCAG ATGCGCGCGAGCGGCGACCCTTACCTACAGCACTGCGTGGAGACGGCGGCGCTGCTCGCGGAGCTCGGCGCAGGCCCTCCGGTTATCGCGGCGGGGCTGTTGCACGACACGGTGGACGACGCAGGCCTGGATTACGGCTCCATCTCCGAGCAATTCGGTGCTGGCGTTGCGGACCTCGTGAAGGGG GTTTCTAATCTAAGTCATTTGAGCAAACTGGCCCGTAGAAACGATACAGCGAGCAGAATTGATGAAGCTGACAGACTGCGTACGGTCTTCCTTGCAATGGAGGATGCGAGAGCAGTGCTTATCAAACTTGCTGATAGACTACACAATATGAGGACGTTAGATTCATTGCCCAAGATCAAACAGCAGTGCTTTGCGAAGGAAACACTAGAGATATTTGCTCCATTGGCGAATCAATTGGGGATCTTGAACTGGAAGGAGCAGCTTGAAAATCTGTGTTTCAAGCATCTTTACCCAGAGCAATATGACGAACTGTCATCCAACCTTCATGAGTTTTACAACAGAGATATGATTGCAGCTGCAATAAGGCGACTGGAACAGGCCCTTCAGGTGAGAGGGCTATCCTATCGTTCCATATCAGGGAGGCACAAGAGCATCTACAGCATCTACAGCAAGATGACAAG GAAAAAACTGGACATGGATGAAATCTATGATGTACATGGAGTGCGTGTGATACTCGAGAATAAAGCTGATTGCTTCACCACATTAGAAGTTGTCCATCACTTGTGGCCTAGAATTCCTGGGAAGTTTAAGGACTATGTCAGCAGCCCCAAATCTAATGG GTACCAATCGCTGCACACGGTTGTTCTCAGTGAAGAAACACTCCCATTAGAGATCCAAATTCGTACTGCGGACATGCACTTGCAGGCAGAGTTTGGAATCGCTGCACATTGGAGGTACAAGGAAGGCGTTCGGAATTGCTCTTCATCTCTGCCTGAAATGGTTGAATGGGTTAGATGTGTTGTTACATGGCAGTGTGAAACTCTGCACACAGATCACCCTTCACCTCCTGGACTTG ATGTCAGTGCAAGAACTCCCTCAAAATTCGAAAATACTGGACCTATTGAAGAGGGCTTCAAGCTATGA
- the LOC119360768 gene encoding transcription initiation factor TFIID subunit 9-like, producing MELDRPGQPRGKAAVGGAASRRQWRVARHSANLRPTLIDTGVGRTPPAAAAADTGDEPRDARVVKEILRSVGLEEGDYEPAVVHQFLRLAHRYAGDVLGDALAYADHAGRASLQEDDVHLAIRSNATFGHELPGREVFLEMAHSWNKTPIPKPPPRSICLPHDQDMMLGQKYLCIPQMKPPSDNVEGTKNDNTGENFNPKVASPSCNNEDQTSSSREQYSKRIPSQLNAMAARAAR from the exons ATGGAGTTGGACAGACCTGGGCAGCCCCGCGGCAAGGCGGCAGTGGGGGGCGCCGCGTCAAGGCGGCAGTGGAG AGTTGCCCGACACTCCGCAAATCTGCGTCCTACCCTAATTGACACCGGGGTCGGACGGACCCCtcctgctgcggcggcggcggacaccGGCGATGAGCCACGGGACGCGCGTGTCGTGAAGGAAATCTTGCGTTCGGTGGGGCTTGAGGAAGGGGATTACGAGCCAGCGGTGGTCCACCAGTTCCTGAGGCTCGCCCACCGGTACGCCGGCGACGTGCTCGGCGACGCGCTGGCCTACGCGGATCACGCCGGCAGGGCGTCGCTCCAAGAAGACGACGTCCACCTCGCCATCCGCTCCAACGCCACGTTCGGCCACGAGCTGCCGGGGCGCGAG GTTTTTCTTGAAATGGCTCATAGCTGGAACAAAACCCCTATACCCAAGCCCCCTCCCAGATCAATCTGTCTACCACATGACCAAGACATGATGCTGGGACAAAAATACTTGTGCATTCCACAAATGAAGCCACCGTCTGATAATGTTGAGGGAACCAAGAACGACAACACCGGTGAAAACTTCAATCCTAAAGTTGCTTCTCCCAGTTGCAACAATGAAGATCAAACTAGTAGTAGCCGTGAACAATATTCTAAGAGAATTCCCTCCCAACTCAATGCTATGGCCGCTAGGGCAGCAAGGTGA
- the LOC119363005 gene encoding probable GTP diphosphokinase RSH3, chloroplastic isoform X1, with protein sequence MPAAVACSVKCRPHHRLSAPQPHAALELLPRAPASAAGELRATRCRTPPSLSFARASDQGEAPRAPCRSPPSARRARASVAGGEEAGPASSAAAAALLAGAQSRHAIFREELVRMAYYAAEAAHRGQMRASGDPYLQHCVETAALLAELGAGPPVIAAGLLHDTVDDAGLDYGSISEQFGAGVADLVKGVSNLSHLSKLARRNDTASRIDEADRLRTVFLAMEDARAVLIKLADRLHNMRTLDSLPKIKQQCFAKETLEIFAPLANQLGILNWKEQLENLCFKHLYPEQYDELSSNLHEFYNRDMIAAAIRRLEQALQVRGLSYRSISGRHKSIYSIYSKMTRKKLDMDEIYDVHGVRVILENKADCFTTLEVVHHLWPRIPGKFKDYVSSPKSNGYQSLHTVVLSEETLPLEIQIRTADMHLQAEFGIAAHWRYKEGVRNCSSSLPEMVEWVRCVVTWQCETLHTDHPSPPGLGSSPRATCTFPSDSDGCPFSYSKQCDHTGPILVILLENEKMSVQELPQNSKILDLLKRASSYDMQLSLRLNSHAVHNLNQELKMGDVLELIPSTQCKSGGYMREFNQMPDHRLAVSQS encoded by the exons ATGCCGGCGGCGGTCGCCTGCTCCGTCAAGTGCCGCCCCCACCACCGACTCTCGGCGCCGCAGCCCCACGCCGCGCTGGAGCTTCTCCCCCGCGCCCCGGCCTCCGCCGCCGGTGAGCTGCGGGCGACCCGGTGCCGGACTCCGCCTTCCCTGTCCTTCGCGCGCGCCTCCGACCAAGGGgaggctcctcgagctccctgccgaAGCCCGCCGTCCGCGAGGCGGGCCCGCGCCTCCGTGGCGGGGGGCGAGGAGGCCGGCCCCGCTTCTTCCGCGGCCGCGGCCGCCCTACTCGCCGGCGCGCAGTCGCGGCACGCCATATTCCGCGAGGAGCTCGTGAGGATGGCCTACTACGCGGCCGAGGCGGCCCACCGCGGCCAG ATGCGCGCGAGCGGCGACCCTTACCTACAGCACTGCGTGGAGACGGCGGCGCTGCTCGCGGAGCTCGGCGCAGGCCCTCCGGTTATCGCGGCGGGGCTGTTGCACGACACGGTGGACGACGCAGGCCTGGATTACGGCTCCATCTCCGAGCAATTCGGTGCTGGCGTTGCGGACCTCGTGAAGGGG GTTTCTAATCTAAGTCATTTGAGCAAACTGGCCCGTAGAAACGATACAGCGAGCAGAATTGATGAAGCTGACAGACTGCGTACGGTCTTCCTTGCAATGGAGGATGCGAGAGCAGTGCTTATCAAACTTGCTGATAGACTACACAATATGAGGACGTTAGATTCATTGCCCAAGATCAAACAGCAGTGCTTTGCGAAGGAAACACTAGAGATATTTGCTCCATTGGCGAATCAATTGGGGATCTTGAACTGGAAGGAGCAGCTTGAAAATCTGTGTTTCAAGCATCTTTACCCAGAGCAATATGACGAACTGTCATCCAACCTTCATGAGTTTTACAACAGAGATATGATTGCAGCTGCAATAAGGCGACTGGAACAGGCCCTTCAGGTGAGAGGGCTATCCTATCGTTCCATATCAGGGAGGCACAAGAGCATCTACAGCATCTACAGCAAGATGACAAG GAAAAAACTGGACATGGATGAAATCTATGATGTACATGGAGTGCGTGTGATACTCGAGAATAAAGCTGATTGCTTCACCACATTAGAAGTTGTCCATCACTTGTGGCCTAGAATTCCTGGGAAGTTTAAGGACTATGTCAGCAGCCCCAAATCTAATGG GTACCAATCGCTGCACACGGTTGTTCTCAGTGAAGAAACACTCCCATTAGAGATCCAAATTCGTACTGCGGACATGCACTTGCAGGCAGAGTTTGGAATCGCTGCACATTGGAGGTACAAGGAAGGCGTTCGGAATTGCTCTTCATCTCTGCCTGAAATGGTTGAATGGGTTAGATGTGTTGTTACATGGCAGTGTGAAACTCTGCACACAGATCACCCTTCACCTCCTGGACTTGGTTCGTCCCCAAGGGCAACATGCACCTTCCCTTCTGACTCTGATGGCTGTCCTTTCTCCTATTCAAAACAATGTGACCACACTGGACCAATCCTAGTAATACTTCTGGAGAATGAAAAG ATGTCAGTGCAAGAACTCCCTCAAAATTCGAAAATACTGGACCTATTGAAGAGGGCTTCAAGCTATGACATGCAGTTGAGCCTAAGGCTGAACAGCCATGCTGTGCACAACCTGAACCAGGAGCTGAAGATGGGCGACGTGCTGGAGCTGATTCCTTCAACTCAATGCAAGTCTGGAGGCTACATGAGGGAGTTCAACCAAATGCCTGACCACCGTCTCGCGGTTTCGCAGTCTTGA